From Heteronotia binoei isolate CCM8104 ecotype False Entrance Well chromosome 17, APGP_CSIRO_Hbin_v1, whole genome shotgun sequence, one genomic window encodes:
- the LOC132586464 gene encoding metal transporter CNNM4-like has protein sequence MRLEQSTKPRTRILEKGTIEVVEGSTIHLRVYGQGIDSHIGKTMHFAEVPASASGLDTSCSKDIQDLRILPSISDLRNTSAVLLIEVQALRKNTRGKKYMMCIKDKVGQLWQQLLSDDMLLKVVEDKDLLLPLWLHISMIIIFVGLSGVFSGLNLGLMALDPMELRIVQNCGTETERIYATQIQPIRQKGNYLLCSLLLGNVLVNTSLTILFDSLVNTNSVSIIVSTLGIVIFGEIIPQAVCSRHGLAVGANTLFITRLVMLVTFPLSYPISTILDCLLGKEMGTVYNREKLMEMLKVTEPYSDLLKEELNMIQGALELRSKTVEDVMTPLCDCFLLSNDAVLDFDTMSDIMESGYTRIPVYNKERTNIVDMLYIKDLAFVDPDDCTPLRTITKFYNHPIHFVLHDTKLDAVLEEFKTGKSHLAVVRKMKTESGRDPGSEVVGVVTLEDVIEEIINSEILDESDIYTDNRTKRQVSNWRRKDFSAFKGNDSETRVRISPQLLLAAHRFLSTEKYLLRLLKYRDVICELKFDEENKKAPQHYLYQRDKAADYFILILQGRVEVEACQENMKFENGPFSYFGVMALSRYDSTGQLKPSFLSQLIVSPCPLTGAEHIRSASCLGNLSRLPSSSHHVHYASSSSAHQILPASCLQYMADFTVRALSDLTYIKAEK, from the exons ATGAGGCTGGAACAAAGCACCAAGCCGCGTACTCGCATCTTAGAAAAGGGCACTATTGAAGTGGTGGAAGGAAGCACAATTCACCTCCGAGTCTACGGGCAGGGCATTGACTCGCATATTGGGAAGACGATGCACTTTGCAGAGGTCCCTGCCAGTGCCAGCGGCCTTGACACCAGCTGCTCCAAAGACATTCAAGACCTGCGCATCCTACCTTCCATCAGTGACTTAAGGAACACTTCTGCCGTTCTACTCATAGAAGTTCAAGCGCTGCGGAAGAACACCCGCGGCAAGAAGTATATGATGTGCATAAAGGACAAGGTTGGGcagctgtggcagcagctgctgtctgATGATATGCTTCTCAAAGTGGTGGAGGACAAGGACCTTCTCCTGCCGTTGTGGCTACATATCTCCATGATCATCATCTTTGTGGGGCTTTCAGGGGTGTTCAGTGGCCTCAATCTGGGCTTGATGGCCCTAGATCCCATGGAGCTGCGCATTGTGCAGAACTGCGGCACAGAAACGGAGAGGATCTATGCCACCCAGATCCAGCCCATCCGCCAGAAGGGCAACTATTTGCTGTGCTCATTGCTTCTGGGCAATGTTTTAGTGAATACCAGCCTCACCATCTTGTTTGATTCTCTGGTGAACACCAATTCTGTCTCCATCATCGTCTCCACCCTGGGCATTGTCATCTTTGGAGAGATTATCCCCCAGGCTGTCTGCTCCCGtcacggtttggctgtgggtGCCAACACCCTCTTTATCACCAGGCTTGTCATGCTGGTGACATTCCCGCTCTCTTATCCCATCAGCACGATTCTGGACTGTTTGCTCGGTAAGGAAATGGGCACTGTTTACAACCGAGAGAAGCTTATGGAGATGCTGAAGGTGACAGAGCCCTACAGCGATCTACTGAAGGAGGAGCTGAATATGATCCAGGGTGCCCTGGAGCTGAGGTCCAAGACAGTGGAGGATGTCATGACTCCATTATGCGACTGCTTCTTGTTAAGCAATGATGCAGTCCTGGACTTTGATACAATGAGCGATATCATGGAAAGTGGCTACACACGCATCCCTGTCTATAACAAGGAGAGAACTAATATTGTCGATATGCTGTACATCAAGGACCTTGCCTTTGTGGATCCTGATGACTGCACTCCACTCAGGACCATCACAAAGTTTTACAACCACCCAATCCATTTCGTTTTgcatgacaccaaactggatgcCGTGCTGGAAGAATTCAAAACCG GTAAAAGTCATCTGGCTGTTGTTCGAAAGATGAAGACTGAGAGTGGGCGTGACCCAGGTTCTGAAGTGGTTGGTGTGGTGACCCTGGAGGATGTTATTGAAGAGATAATCAATTCAGAGATCCTGGATGAATCAGATATCTACA CTGACAACCGCACCAAGAGACAAGTCAGCAACTGGAGGAGAAAGGACTTCTCTGCCTTCAAGGGTAATGACAGTGAAACCAGAGTCAGGATCTCTCCGCAGCTACTCTTGGCTGCACATCGCTTTCTTTCCACAG AGAAGTATCTGCTGCGTCTCCTGAAATACCGTGATGTCATCTGTGAACTCAAGTTTGATGAGGAGAACAAGAAGGCCCCCCAGCACTATTTGTACCAGCGGGACAAGGCTGCCGATTACTTCATTCTCATCTTGCAG GGGAGAGTGGAGGTAGAAGCTTGTCAGGAAAACATGAAGTTTGAGAACGGACCCTTCTCCTACTTTGGAGTAATGGCCCTGAGTCGATATGACTCAACAGGTCAGCTGAAGCCCTCATTCCTCTCCCAATTGATTGTTAGCCCTTGCCCCCTAACAGGAGCAGAAC ATATACGCAGTGCGTCTTGCCTGGGCAATCTCAGCCGCTTGCCCTCATCGAGTCACCATGTACACTACGCTAGCTCCAGCAGTGCCCACCAGATTctgccagcctcctgtctccagTATATGGCAGACTTCACGGTCCGTGCCCTCTCTGATCTGACATATATCAAG GCAGAAAAATGA